Within Conexibacter woesei DSM 14684, the genomic segment TCGCCGTCGGCGAGCACGAGCACGCGGTCGGCGTAGCGCTCGGCCTCCTGCACGTTGTGCGTCGAGTAGACGACCGTCGTCCCACCTGCGGCGAGGCGCCCGACGAACTCCCACAGCCGCTCGCGCTGGCGCGGGTCCAGCGACGAGGAGGGCTCGTCGAGCAGCAGGACCGGCGGCGCGGCGAGCAGGCCGACCGCGATGTTGACGCGCTGCTGGTTGCCGCCCGAGAGGCGGCCGACCTCGTCGTCGGCGCGATCCTCCAGCGCGGTCTGCTCCAGCATCCGCGTGACCGCTGCGTTGGCGTCGGGCACGCGCTCCAACCGGGCGAACAGCCGCAGGTTCTCCGCCACCGACAGCTTCGAGTAGACCGCCGGCTGCTGCGGCACCCAGCCGATCTCGCGCGGCGGGCGGGAGACGCTGCCGCTGTCGGGCGACTGGATGCCGGCGAGGATCGACAGCATCGTCGTCTTGCCGGCACCGTTGGGCCCGATCAGCGCGACGAGCTCCCCGGCCGCGGCGTCGAAGCTCACGTCGTGCAGCGCGACGCGCTCGCCGTAGCGCTTCGTCAGGGCCGCGACCGTCAATGCGGGCGGAGCGTCGATCGCGACGTCAGGCATCCGCGAAGGCTAACCGCGCGTCGCATTGCGAGTTCCACATCCGCCGCGACGGCTCCGGCCGCACGGGGAGCTCGCGGTCGCGCACTGGTATACACGCCGGATGAACATCCTCTTCGTCGGCGACGTCGTCGGCAGCACAGGACGGCGGCTGCTGCTGCACCTGTTGCCCGAGCTGCGCGAGCGACACGACGCGACGTTCGTCGTCGTCAACGGCGAGAACGTCGCCGGCGGCGTCGGGATCACCCCCAAGAACGCTGACGAGCTGTTCGACGCCGGCGTCGACGTGATCACGCTCGGCAACCACACCTACCGGCAGCGCGCGATCTATCCGTACCTCGACGCGCAGGAGCGGATCCTGCGACCGGCGAACTTCCTCAAGAGCCAGCCGGGCCACGGCAGCTGCGTCGTCGAGCGCGCGGGGATCCGGCTCGGCGTCGTCAACCTCTCCGGCAACCTCTTCCTGAGAGCGGGCCGGCCGGCCTTCTCCGAGGCCGACGCGGCACTGCACGGGCTGCGCGGCAAGGTCGACCACGTGCTCGTCGACATGCACGCCGAGGCGACGAGCGAGAAGGTCGCGATGGGCTGGCACCTCGACGGCCGCGTCACCGCCGTCGTCGGCACCCACACGCACGTGCCGACGGCCGACGCGCGCGTGCTGCCCGGGGGTACCGCCTACATCACCGACGTCGGCATGACGGGCGCGCGCGGCGGCGTGATCGGCGTCAAGCGCGAGCAGGCGGTCGAGGCGCTCGTGACGCAGATGCCGACGCGCTTCGAGCCGTCCGACGACGATCCGTGGCTGATGGGCGTCGTCGTGAAGGCGACGTCGTCAGCGCTGCGCGCCGACGGGATCGAGCAGCTGCTCGTTCCCGCCCCCGCCGGCTTCCGCTGAGGCGGCAGGGCCGGCGCCCGCGGCGCTCGACCCGGCGCCGGCCGCCGGCTCGCCGTAGCGGCCGAGCAGCGCGACCATCACGAGCGGGAAGAACCATGCGATGTAGAGGTAGAACCAGTAGGTCAGGCTGAGCTGGAGCGCGATCAGGACCGCCGCTCCGAACGCCGCGACCTGGATCAGCGTGCGCCGCCGCGGGACGAACGCGAGCGCCAGCGCGAACGCGATCGCCGCAAGCTGCACCGCCGTCTGGAGCGTGTCGAGCCCGCCCCACAGGCCCCATATCGAGAACGGCGAGCCGCGATCGCGCTGGAACCCGAGCGTGTGGTCCCAGAACGTGCGCCAGTTGCCCTCCAGGATCACCGGCAGCATCGCGAGCGCCCCGACGACGAGGAAGCCGGCGGCGTAGGCGAGCAGCGCGCGCGGGCCGCGGCGCGGCGCCTGCTCGCCGGCCGGGATCGCGTCGACCGGCGTGCGAGCGAGCAGCGGCGCGAGCGCCAACGGGGCGAACTTCGTCAGGCCCGCGAGCACCGCGAGCGCGCCGCGCGCCGCCGGCCGCGCCGCGACGAGCAGCGTGCAGACAACCAGCAGCGAGACGAGCGCGTCGTTGCCGTTCGTGTTCGAGACGTAGAGCGTGAACGGGAACGCCGCCCACACGTAGGCGAGCACGATCCCGAGCGACGGACCGCGGATCCGCCGGCCGAGCAGGAACAGCGCGGCCATCGTGAGCAGGTCGAAGACGACGGCGGCGGCGTGCGCGGCCGGCAGGTCGTCCCATCTGCCGCTCCAGCCGAAGACGCGCTCGAACGGGATGTACGCGACGTAGTTGACCGGACCGTACGTGTCGCCGTGGGCGTTGTCCTTCGGCCACGTCCCGTACAGCGACTCGCCTTCGACGAGCCGGTTCGCGCCGATCACGCCGGAGTAGCCGACGTCGATCACGTTCGAGTTCGTCACGTTGAGGCCGACGCGGAAGCCGACCAGGAAGACGAGCGCGACCGCCAGCCACGAGACGGGCACGAGCAGCTTCAGCGGTTCCGGTCGCCCGCCGCGGCGGGCGACGATCAGCATTCGCAGCAGCAGGTAGAGCAGCGGCGGATAGACGAGCGGCGCCGACAGCCCGATCCGCGCGTCGTTGAAGAACGCGAGCGAGACGGAGAAGCTCAGCAGCACGAGCAGGTCGACGTGCAGCCACGACGGTCGCCGCCGCCACGGCACGAACGGCAGCACGAACAGGACGCACATCGGGATCCACACGTACCACGCGTTCACGCGCCGGCCGAACGCGCCCTCGTAGCCGCGGGCCATCGTCCACGGCACCTGGTAGCCGGTCCACGCCTCCTGGACGCCGCCGGTCAGGTCGTCGAGCGTCACCTGGCCGATCTCGATCCGCTCGCCGCGCGAGAAGTAGCTCACCTGCCACTGCGTCGCACCCTTCGTGTACGCCGTCGAGTAGGAGCCGGGATGCTCTCGCACCGTCTTTCTGATTTTCGCGACGGCGTCGGCGATCGCGGTCGCCTGTCTGGCGGTGAGGCGGTGACCGGGCGGCGGGATCGACGGGCTCGGCGGCGTCGCGAGCGCGTTCGGGTCGGTCGCGGTCGGCGTCGATCTCGGCGCCGTCGTCGCGCTCGTCGCACCGGAGCTGCCGACGGCGGCCGGCTTGACGAGCGGCGGCGGGGGTGCGGCGGACGTCAGCGTGCTCGTCGTCTGAGCGGGGGCGGCTGCGGCTGTCGCGAGCAGCACGACCGCGGCGATGAGCGCCGCGGCCCACCTCATCTGCGGAAGCTCCAGAGCTTCTGCCCGAGGAAGTTCAGCGGCGTGGCGGCGGCGATCGCGATCGCCTGCGCGGCCACCTTCGGCACGTCGGCCAACTCGACGAGCGCGACGAGGATCGCGTAGTTGAACGCGAACGCGACGATGCTGACGAGGAAGAAGCGCGCCGCCTGGAAGCCGGCGTGGCCGCCGCGGCCGTCGAACGTCCAGTGGCGGTTCCACCAGAAGTTGTTCGTCACCGAGACGAGGAACGCGAGCACGGCGGCGACGCGATAGCCGATGTCGAGCGGATGGACGGCGATCGTGAAGACCGCGAGGTTCACGGCGTAGCCGCTCGCGCCGACGAGGCCGAAGCGCACCAGCTGAAACCAGTTGTGCGGGTGGCGGAGGCCGTGTCGCACGCGGCGATGCAACGGCAGCGCGGCGACGCTCGCGTCCTTCATGAGCAACAGCGTACCCCCCGAAGGCCCCGACGTCCGCCGTGAACGCGCCCGGTCAGCCGGCCGCAGGGGTCGGCAGGCCGAAGTGCTCGGTCACGATCGGCAGCACGTCGCGCAGCGTCCACTGCTCATGGGCGTCGCGGTTCGCCGGCCCGGTGCCGCACCACAGCAACGCGCCAAGCGAGTCGCTGCGATGCAGCGATCCGTGGCTGCCGCCGCCGATGTGCGCGGCGCCGCCCCAGTCGACGAACTCGTACGCCGGCCCGGCGGAGAGCAGCACGTCGCCGGCCGTCGGGCAGGTCAGCGCCGACCAGACGCGCCCGAGCGCGTCGGGGTAGTCCGGCGTCAGCAGGCGACCGTCCTCGATCCGCCCGCCGAGCGTCTCCAGCTCGCCGTCGACGCTCCATCTGCGCCCGCGCAGGTCGACGAGGTCGCCGCCCGGCGCGAAGTGCAGCTCGCCGCGCTCGCTCGCGATCACGCCCTCGCGCGGTGCCGCGCGGCGCATCGCGAGGTCGACGCCCGGCAGCGCGAGCGCGAGCGCGGCGGCATCCGCCGCGCGCTGCGAGCGGCGCTCCTCCGGCAGCACGTAGATCATCGCCGAGCGCTGCGCGGGGCTGATCGCTATCTCGCCGTCGGTCGCGCCGGCGCCGTTCGGGCGCGCGATCGCCCAGTCGGCGAACGCCGTGTCGAGCCGGATCTTCTGCTCGACGTGCGTGTGCGAGTGGTCGGCCATCACGATCATCGCGTGCTCTTCGAGGAAGCGGTCGAGCCCGCCGCCAGCGTGCACGAGCCGTTCCAGCTGGCGATCGGCCGCGGCGATCGAGGTGACCTGCGCGTGCGGCCCGTTGCGATGCGACCAGGTGTCGTTGTCGGGCAGCGAGAAGAGCAGGAAGTCGAACAGGTCGTGCTCGACGAGGTAGGAGCCGACGCAGCCGGTGTGCGCGTCGCGCGCGCCGGGCATGCCGAACTGGCCGCGGCAGCCGGTCCGCCGGCTCGCGAAGAGGTCGGCGTAGAACAGCTCGCGGGGGCCGTTGACCGGCTCGCGGAAGACCGTCGCGTTGGCGATGCGCGCCAGCGGCGTGTCCGTCGTGACGTGGTGCTCGTGGCGACCGCGGTACATCAGGTACGTCGTCCCGGCCGTCCGCACGTCGGCGTCGTCGAGCAGCTCGAAGACGGTCGGGGTGTCCGCCGCGAGGTGCTTGGCGTTCATGTTGTAGACGGTGTCCGTCAGCGACCGCAGCACCCCGAACTTGCGCGAGGCGGAGAAGCTGGAGCCGTACTCGACGTAGCGCTCCTCCTCGCGCGAGAACCAGTTCATGCTCGGGATCCGGTGCCGGTCTGGCGAGGTCCCGGTGGCGATGCTCGCGGCGCAGACCGGTGTGACGGAGGGGAAGGCGGCGACGCAGTCGTCGACGTAGGCGCCGCGCTCCTGGATCGCCTTCAGCGTCGGCGCGCGGCCGAGCGCGATCGCGCGCTCGAGCATCGCCGGCTTCATGCCGTCGAGGACGGTGAGGACGAGCTTGGGCGGCAAGGTCAGCTCGCCGGCCGGCTCATCGCAGCACGCGGAGGCCGGCGTACTTCTGGCCCTCGCGACGGCGCTGGCCGAGCAGCAGCCAGGCCAGGAACGCGAGCGCGACGAGCGCGAGCGGCGGGAACAGGATCGCCAGCCCGGCGACGACGACGCCGGCCGCCTCGGCGTAGACCGGCAGCGCGACGGCGGCGTCTCTGTCGAGCCGCGCGCGCGTGCGGCGGAAGAACAGCCGCGCGGTCGCGGCGGCGAGGCCCGCGAAGGCGATGCCGGCTATCAGGCCCGGCCACCAGCTGTAGTCCTCCTCGGCGAGCGCGCCGGCGAAGTAGAGCGCTCCGAGCCCCAGCGCGATCCCGCCGACCGCCGCGCCGATCGGACCGGCCTCGACTCTGTCCGGGCCCAGCCGCCGCTCCGCGCCGATCAGCGCGATCACGCCGATCAGCAGCGCCAGCAGGAAGACCGGCTGTTCCAGGAAGGAGAGGTCGGTGCCGTTGAAGTCGATGCCGATGTCGCCGCGCGCGAGCGCGCCGATCAGCAGAGCAGGGAGGAACGGGCGCAGTCCGACGCCGAGCGCGAGGCCGATTCCGAGGCAGAGAGCGAGGAAGAGTGTCATCTGGTCCGGTAGCTTGAGGAAGGCATGACGATAGTCGACGGGCCGAGGTGTTCGGTCCGTTGCGGCGAAGTCCACACGGAGAGGACCGGCAAGGCCCGCCATGACCCGCAGAGAACCGCCCCGTTCCAACGCCCGCGACATCGAGCGCTATGCGGCGCTCTTCTCGTCGCGCACGCAGGTCATGAAGTCCTCCGCGATGCGCGACATGATGGCGCTCACGCAACGGCCCGAGGTGATCTCGCTCGCTGGCGGCCTGCCCGACACGTCGACGTTCCCGCCCGAGACGTACGCGAGCGTGATGCAGACGGTCGCCGCTGAGGCGTGCGCTCAGGCGCTCCAGTACGGGCCGACCGAGGGCATGGCGGCGGTCAACGACTGCATCCACCAGGTGATGGCGGCCGAGGGGATGTCGGTCTCCGACGAGGAGCTGCTCGTCACGACGGGCGGTCAGCAGGTGATCGACCTCGTCTGCAAGACGCTGATCGACCCGGGCGACGTGATCGTCGCGGAGGCGCCGACCTATCCGGGCGCCGTCCCGACCTTCTGCTCCTATCAGGCCGACGTCGTGCAGATCCCGATGGACGCCGACGGGATGCGCGTCGACGAGCTGGAGGAGACGCTCGACCGCTTGGAGCGGGAGGGGCGGCGCCCGAAGTTCATCTACACGATCCCGACGTTCCAGAACCCGGGCGGCGTGACGATGTCGCTGGCGCGGCGCCGGCGGCTGGTGCGAATCGCCCACGAGCGCGAGCTGCTCGTGCTGGAGGACAACCCCTACGGCATGCTGCGCTACGAGGGCGAGCCGCTGCCGCCGCTCTACGCGCTCGACGGCGGCGAGTTCGTGATCTACCTCGGGACCTTCTCGAAGATCCTCTCGCCGGGGATCCGCCTCGGCTGGGCGGCGGCGCCCCGGCCGGTGCTGCAGAAGATGAACATCGGCAAGCAGGCGGCCGATCTCTGCTCGTCCTCGATGACGCAGCTGTTCGTCAGCGCCTACTTCGCCTCCGGCGACTGGCAGAGATACGTCCGCTCCCTGCGCGACGTCTACCGCCGCCGGCGCGACGCGATGTTCGACGCGCTCGCCGAGCACTTCCCGCGCGAGGCGCAGTGGACGAGACCCGAGGGCGGCATGTTCATCTGGGCGACGCTGCCGGACTACATCGACACGACCGACCTGCTCGCGCGCGCGCTGCGGGAGAACGTCGCGTTCGTGCCCGGGCGCGGCGCCTACCTCGACGGCCGCGGCGGCTCCTCGATGCGGCTGAACTTCTCCGGCGTCGGCGAGGACGACATCCGCGAGGGGATCCGCCGGATCGGCGCGGTCGTCGCGGAGCAGGTCGCGCTCTACGGCACGCTGACCGGGGCCGAGGCGGTCACGGCCGCGCCGACCGCGACAGACGACGCGACGGAGACTGCGGACGAGCAGCTCGCGCGCGTCGTCGAGCTGCCGCGGCGCGACGCCCAGCAGGCGCGCGCCGAGCGCGACCGCTAGCTGCCGCGCAGCGCGATCCGGCGCCGACCGGCCGGCCGCGTCAGCTCTCGCCGCCGGCGAAGTCCTCGGGCGTGACGCGGTCGAGGAAGTCCTTGAACTTCTCGACGACCTCTTCGGTGTCTTCGACCTCGTGCTCGAACTCGATCGCGGACTCCGCGATGACGTCCTCGGCAGCGAAGATCGGCGCGCCGGCGCGGACGGCAAGCGCAAGCGCGTCGCTCGGGCGGGAGTCGATCTCCAGCTCCCTGCCGTTCACCGTCAGCGTGATCGACGCGTAGAAGGTGTTCTCCTTCAGCTCGGTGACGGAGACGCGCGTGCAGTTGACCTCCAGCTCGGAGAGCATCTCCGAGAGCAGGTCGTGCGTCATCGGACGCGGCGTCGTCGCCCCCTGCAGCTTCATCAGGATCGCGGCGGCCTCGGGATGTCCGATCCAGATCGGCAGGAACTTGTTGCTGTCGACGGTCTTCAGCAACACGATCGGCTGCTTGCCGACCATGTCGAAGCTGACGCCGTAGATGACCATCTCCTGCACTTCCATGCTCCTAGGCCTGGGGTGAGGACCAAGTATAGGCAGCGGCCAGAGAAGCTCGAATCGCGCGCCGAGCGCCTTGCGGCCGGCGCGCAGAAGCTGGCCGTTTGCAGGGATTTCCTGGCAGCCGTCGCCAGAACGAGGCGAGGCCCGCAGATTGCGGGCCTCGGTGCAGTGGGCGATCCTGGATTCGAACCAGGGACCTCTTCCTTATCAGAGAAGCGCTCTAACCGACTGAGCTAATCGCCCCACGGAGACGCGATTCTAGCGATACGAGCGGGTCGCGTGCGTGGTGCCGTCATGCGACGGCTCTGACACCCAGCCTGCGCGCGAGATCGAGCGCGTCGTCGAGCGAATCGAACTCCAACAGGACACGATATCCCGGCCCCTTCGCGCTCACCTCGACATCGGTCCCGAAGGCGCTGCCGAAGACATCGGACAGCTGGCCGATCGCCTCCTGCTGATCGGGATGGACCCGCGGCGCGCGCGGACGCGCACGCACAGCCGGCCCGGTCTCGCGATCGGCGGCGGCTCGCGCGCGGCGCTCCAGCTCACGGACCGACCAGCCGGCGGCTGCCGCGTCGCGCGCGAGCTGACGGCGGTCGCCATGGTCGGGAGCGAGCAGCAACGCGCGGCCGTGACCCTCGGTGAGGTCACCGCGCTCCAACAGCGTCAGCGCCTCGTCGGGCAGGTCGAGCAGACGGATCAGGTTCGAGACCGCGACGCGGCTGCGGCCGACGCGGCGGCCGACGTCCTCGCGCGTGAGACTCAGCTCCTCGACCAACGCCGCGCAGGCGCGTGCCTCTTCGACCGGGCTGAGGTCCTCGCGGGCCATGTTCTCGATCACAGCCAGCTCGAGCGACGCCGCGTCATCGTGATGCCGGACGATCGCAGGAATCTCAGCGATCCCGGCGATCCCGGCGGCGCGCCAGCGGCGCTCGCCGGCGATCAGCTCGTAGCTGCCGTCGGCCAACGGGCGGACCAGCACCGGCTGGAGCAGGCCGCGCGCCTTCAACGACTCGGCGAGCGCGACCAGGGCCTCTTCCTCGAAGTGGCTGCGGGGCTGGTGCGGGTTGGGCGCGATCAGGTCGATCGGGAGCGTCCGCAGCTCCTCGGCTTCGTCTCTGGGAGCGGCAGACAGGATCGCGGACAGACCCCGGCCCATCCCGCGCGACTTGTCAGCCACGGGCAGCGACCTCCTTGGCAAGCTCGAAGTACGCGTCTGAGCCAGCGCAGTGGGGATCGTGGTGAATCACCGGGCGGCCGAAGCTCGGCGCCTCGCCGACGCGGATGTTGCGGGGGATGACGGTGTCGAAGACCAGCGTCGGGAAGTGCTCCCGCACCTCGCGCTCGACGTCCTGGGCGAGTCGCGTGCGGCTGTCGTGCATCGTCAGCAGCATGCCGGCGATCGTCAGGCGCGGATTCAGCTCGCGCTGGATCAATCCGAGCGTGTCGAGCAGGCCCGCGAGGCCTTCGAGCGCGAAGTACTCCGCCTGGACAGGGACGATCACACGATCGGCCGCGACGAGCGCGTTGACCGTCAGCGGCCCGAGCGACGGCGGACAGTCGAGGATCGTGAAGGCGTACCGCTCCCGGACGGTGACGAGCGCATCCCGCAGCCGGCCCTCGGACGCCTCGATCCGCGGCAGCTCGACGGAGGCACCGGCGAGATCGGGGCTTGCCGGGACGAGCGACAGATGCTCGATGCCGGTCGGCCGGATCGCCTCGTCCATCGTCGCGTCGCCGGAGAGGACGTCGTAGACGCTCGGCGCGGCGTCCTTCGGGATCCCGAGCCCGACCGTTGCGTTCGCCTGCGCGTCCATGTCGATCAGCAGCGCGTCGTAGCCGGCCTCGGCGATGCACGCCGCGAGATTGACGGCGGTCGTGGTCTTGCCGACCCCGCCCTTCTGATTTGCGATCGCGTAGACGGTTCCCATCAATGGTTCCTTCGTGGATCGGGCTGACGCGCCAGCCTTGAGGCAGCCGGCCGAACAGTCGATGGTGTCCCACCTGACGGGACTCGTGAGAGGTTCCGCGGGCCGTTTTCCTGCCGCCGCGGACCTGACTGGAGAGGACCTTAGCGCTGGCGACGGTCGGACGAGGAGGCGGCGTCCGCTCCGAGCGGCCGTTTCCGCGCCATGCCCGGGCGGCGTGGGAAGCGATCGGGCGTCGGAGCGATCTTTCGCAGGACGTGCAGATGCCGATGATCGGCGCCCTTGTACGGAGCGACCGGCCGCACCTCCTCAACCGCCAAGCCGAGCTGATTCGCCGCCGCAGCGGCGATTCGCTCCTCGTCGGCGTCACGGCGCCCCTTCCAAGCGACGAGCACGCCGCCCTCGCGCAGCAGCGGCGCCGCGTACTCCGCGATCACCCCGAGCGGAGCCAGCGCGCGGGCGGTGACGACGTCGATCCGGCCCATCCCGTCGGCCCACGCCTCGGCGCGCTCGGCGACGACGTCCACGTTCGTCAAGCCGGCGGACGCGGCGGCGGCAGCGATGAAGCCGCACTTGCGGGCGATGCTCTCTACCAGCGCGATATTGGCCTCAGGCAATGCGACGGCGAGCGGGAGACCCGGGAATCCGGCGCCCGCACCGAGATCGGCGATCATTCTCGCGTCGCTGACGTCTGACAGCGCGAGTGCGACGAGCGAGTCGGCGAGATGGACGCCGACTGCATCGCGCGGGTCGCGGACCGTCGTCGGCGCGTGCTCATCGTCGGCGAGCGCCGCGAGGAGCGCGCCCAACTGCGCTCGGGCCGCGGCGGGCAAGCCGTGTTCAGCTACAAGGTCTGCGATGACGTCGTCGACAGCGGCCATAGGGCTCTCAGATCGTCGCTCGTGCGCGGACGCGCGCGATGTAGTCGGCGTACTTGCCCTTCATCGCCTCGAAGCGGGTAGCCGCGTGCGCGTCGAGCTCGGGGACGATCGCCTCGTCCAGAACCGGCAGGACGTCCTCGACCAACGCCTGTCCGCGTGCCATCCACTGATAGTACGAGCGCTCCCCGTGGTGATAGGGACCGTAGAGCTTCGTTCTCGGGAACCGCTCCATCAACCAGTGGAAGAGCGCTTCGTGGCGGGTGTGCATGCGCAGAGTGATCTGCGGCTGCTTCCCGTCGCCGCCGAACGATCCCTCGCCGACCAGGATCCCGACGAGCAGACCCCGATCAAACGGTGTCAGTTCGCTCATCTCAGAGAATCTGTTTCACCGTCATGAAAAACGTGAAACATCGGTCGCGCTCAAGCGCAGGTAAGCGGCGGGCTAGCGCTTGCTCGGCGCGACGACGAGGTGACGGTCGGGCTCGACGCCCTCGCTGTACGTCTCGATCCCGTCGCGATCGCGCAGGTACTCGTGGACGACCCGCCGCTCGACCGCGTTCATCGCGTCGAGCGCGACGGGCACGCCAATCCGGAGCGCCTCCTCGACTGCCTCGTCGGCGTCGTGCTGGAGCAACGACGCGCGCCGCTCGCGATAGCCGGCAGCGTCGACCGTCACGCGCTTGCGCGACTCGGCGCCACGGAACGCCGCGCGGTAGGCGAGGTGCTGTATCGCGTCGATCGTCTGGCCGTGACGGCCGATCAACAGGCCCAGATCCTCGCCGTCGAGGATCGCGGTCACCGCGTCGTCGTCCTCTCTGATCGAGACCTCGGCCTCGATGCCGACGGCCTCGAGGATCCGCGCAAGCAGCTCCTCGACCCGCTCGGCCGCCTCACTTCTCACGGATGTCACCGGCGCCTCCCCGATCGCTTCTTCTTTCTGCGCGCCGACGGCGGCGGACCACTCACGGCGCGCTTCGCCGTGTCGTCGTCCGACGACGACTCGTCGGCCTTCGAAGACACCTTGCCGGCCTTCGGGCGGCCGCTCTTCCCGCCGCCCCCTCTTGCCAACGCCGCGGCTCCGGCCGGCGCACCCTCCAACGCTGGTCTCTGTGGCAACCCGACCGTCTTCCTAACGATCAGCTGCTGCACGATCGTCCAGCAGTTCGTCGTGATCCAGTACAGCATCAGGCCGGCGGGGAAGTTGATTATGAACGCGACGAAGACGATCGGCAGGCCCAGCATGATCATCCGCTGGTTTCTGTCCATCGACGCCGTGCTCAACAGGCCCGAGGCGATCTGCGTCCCGACGTAGAGGACGATCAGCACGACCAGCACGGCGCCGGTCGCTCTGCCCGTCAGATCCGGGATGAAGAGGAAGCTCTCGCTGCCCGGCTTGGCGCCGACGCTCGCGAAGTTCGCCGCGGTCGCGTCCGCGCACGCCTTCGCCGTCTGCCCGCAGATGTCGAACCGGAGGTCCGTGCGGAGCATGTAGTAGAGGCCGATGAAGAACGGCAGCTGGAAGAGCAGCGGGAAACAGGAGGCGAGCGGATTGACTCTGTTCTCCTGGTAGAACTTCATCATCTCCTGCTGCTGACGCTGCTTGTCGCTTCTGTACTTCGCCTGGATTCTTCTCAGCTCAGGCGCGAGCAGCTGGAGACGCTGCATCGACTTGACCTGCTTCAAGGTCAGCGGCAGCAGGATCACGCGGACCGTGATCGTGAGGAGGATGATCGAGAGGCCCCAACCGGTCCCGACCGTGTCGTGGAAGAACAGGAGGACCTGTTCCAGCACGTCGATCAGCGGCTGGAGTATGTTCGCGAAGACGACAGGGGGCATGGGGGAGTCCGTCAGGCGCTGGGGGCGGTCGGTCGGCGGGAGGTGAAGAGCCGCTGGTCGTGGACGGGGTCATAGCCCCCGTGACTCCACGGATTGCAGCGCATCAGCCGCCAGCCCGCGAGCACCAGCCCGCGCAGTATGCCGTACTCCTGAACCGACTGCGCGGCGTAGCGCGAGCAGGTCGGTTCGTACTTGCAGCGCCGGGGCAGCCCGGGCGACACGAAGCGCTGGTAGAAGCGGATCGGGGCGATCGCCACACGCCGCAGGAAGGTCATCTTCTGCGCTCTCCGTCGGCACGTTCTCTCGCGCGCGCGATCAACTCGGCGAGCGCGGCTTGGATGCCGGCG encodes:
- a CDS encoding alkaline phosphatase family protein, translated to MPPKLVLTVLDGMKPAMLERAIALGRAPTLKAIQERGAYVDDCVAAFPSVTPVCAASIATGTSPDRHRIPSMNWFSREEERYVEYGSSFSASRKFGVLRSLTDTVYNMNAKHLAADTPTVFELLDDADVRTAGTTYLMYRGRHEHHVTTDTPLARIANATVFREPVNGPRELFYADLFASRRTGCRGQFGMPGARDAHTGCVGSYLVEHDLFDFLLFSLPDNDTWSHRNGPHAQVTSIAAADRQLERLVHAGGGLDRFLEEHAMIVMADHSHTHVEQKIRLDTAFADWAIARPNGAGATDGEIAISPAQRSAMIYVLPEERRSQRAADAAALALALPGVDLAMRRAAPREGVIASERGELHFAPGGDLVDLRGRRWSVDGELETLGGRIEDGRLLTPDYPDALGRVWSALTCPTAGDVLLSAGPAYEFVDWGGAAHIGGGSHGSLHRSDSLGALLWCGTGPANRDAHEQWTLRDVLPIVTEHFGLPTPAAG
- a CDS encoding ParA family protein yields the protein MGTVYAIANQKGGVGKTTTAVNLAACIAEAGYDALLIDMDAQANATVGLGIPKDAAPSVYDVLSGDATMDEAIRPTGIEHLSLVPASPDLAGASVELPRIEASEGRLRDALVTVRERYAFTILDCPPSLGPLTVNALVAADRVIVPVQAEYFALEGLAGLLDTLGLIQRELNPRLTIAGMLLTMHDSRTRLAQDVEREVREHFPTLVFDTVIPRNIRVGEAPSFGRPVIHHDPHCAGSDAYFELAKEVAARG
- a CDS encoding bifunctional nuclease family protein, with amino-acid sequence MEVQEMVIYGVSFDMVGKQPIVLLKTVDSNKFLPIWIGHPEAAAILMKLQGATTPRPMTHDLLSEMLSELEVNCTRVSVTELKENTFYASITLTVNGRELEIDSRPSDALALAVRAGAPIFAAEDVIAESAIEFEHEVEDTEEVVEKFKDFLDRVTPEDFAGGES
- a CDS encoding ParB/RepB/Spo0J family partition protein; its protein translation is MADKSRGMGRGLSAILSAAPRDEAEELRTLPIDLIAPNPHQPRSHFEEEALVALAESLKARGLLQPVLVRPLADGSYELIAGERRWRAAGIAGIAEIPAIVRHHDDAASLELAVIENMAREDLSPVEEARACAALVEELSLTREDVGRRVGRSRVAVSNLIRLLDLPDEALTLLERGDLTEGHGRALLLAPDHGDRRQLARDAAAAGWSVRELERRARAAADRETGPAVRARPRAPRVHPDQQEAIGQLSDVFGSAFGTDVEVSAKGPGYRVLLEFDSLDDALDLARRLGVRAVA
- a CDS encoding TIGR00282 family metallophosphoesterase; translated protein: MNILFVGDVVGSTGRRLLLHLLPELRERHDATFVVVNGENVAGGVGITPKNADELFDAGVDVITLGNHTYRQRAIYPYLDAQERILRPANFLKSQPGHGSCVVERAGIRLGVVNLSGNLFLRAGRPAFSEADAALHGLRGKVDHVLVDMHAEATSEKVAMGWHLDGRVTAVVGTHTHVPTADARVLPGGTAYITDVGMTGARGGVIGVKREQAVEALVTQMPTRFEPSDDDPWLMGVVVKATSSALRADGIEQLLVPAPAGFR
- a CDS encoding DUF4126 family protein, coding for MTLFLALCLGIGLALGVGLRPFLPALLIGALARGDIGIDFNGTDLSFLEQPVFLLALLIGVIALIGAERRLGPDRVEAGPIGAAVGGIALGLGALYFAGALAEEDYSWWPGLIAGIAFAGLAAATARLFFRRTRARLDRDAAVALPVYAEAAGVVVAGLAILFPPLALVALAFLAWLLLGQRRREGQKYAGLRVLR
- a CDS encoding ABC transporter ATP-binding protein — translated: MPDVAIDAPPALTVAALTKRYGERVALHDVSFDAAAGELVALIGPNGAGKTTMLSILAGIQSPDSGSVSRPPREIGWVPQQPAVYSKLSVAENLRLFARLERVPDANAAVTRMLEQTALEDRADDEVGRLSGGNQQRVNIAVGLLAAPPVLLLDEPSSSLDPRQRERLWEFVGRLAAGGTTVVYSTHNVQEAERYADRVLVLADGELLFGGTPKQLEEMVGGAAAGPRDFEAAFVRFLHERGH
- a CDS encoding GtrA family protein yields the protein MKDASVAALPLHRRVRHGLRHPHNWFQLVRFGLVGASGYAVNLAVFTIAVHPLDIGYRVAAVLAFLVSVTNNFWWNRHWTFDGRGGHAGFQAARFFLVSIVAFAFNYAILVALVELADVPKVAAQAIAIAAATPLNFLGQKLWSFRR
- a CDS encoding aminotransferase-like domain-containing protein, coding for MTRREPPRSNARDIERYAALFSSRTQVMKSSAMRDMMALTQRPEVISLAGGLPDTSTFPPETYASVMQTVAAEACAQALQYGPTEGMAAVNDCIHQVMAAEGMSVSDEELLVTTGGQQVIDLVCKTLIDPGDVIVAEAPTYPGAVPTFCSYQADVVQIPMDADGMRVDELEETLDRLEREGRRPKFIYTIPTFQNPGGVTMSLARRRRLVRIAHERELLVLEDNPYGMLRYEGEPLPPLYALDGGEFVIYLGTFSKILSPGIRLGWAAAPRPVLQKMNIGKQAADLCSSSMTQLFVSAYFASGDWQRYVRSLRDVYRRRRDAMFDALAEHFPREAQWTRPEGGMFIWATLPDYIDTTDLLARALRENVAFVPGRGAYLDGRGGSSMRLNFSGVGEDDIREGIRRIGAVVAEQVALYGTLTGAEAVTAAPTATDDATETADEQLARVVELPRRDAQQARAERDR